The sequence below is a genomic window from Thermomicrobiales bacterium.
TCATCCCCGAGCGTCTCGGTGCCAATGTCCACATCAAGGTCCGTGTCCCGGAAGAGGAGATGGGCCGCGTCATTGGACGCCAGGGTCGCATCGCCCGCTCGATGCGCACAATCCTGATGATTGCTGCATCACGCAAGGGGTTGCGAGCAAGCCTTGACATCGACTCCTGATCGTCCCGCGCACCGCACGCCCTGGCGCGAGAACAAGTCTGCGCGCCCATCGTCGCCCACCAACCCTGACCCGTCGACGCCGCCGAGCGAGGTGTTCCTCGTAATCGGCCGGATCGTGACTGCCCACGGCATCGCCGGTGAAGTCAAGATGGATGTCTATTCGGACGATCCCGAGCGCCTGCGCAAGCTGCGTCGCGTCTATTTTGATGACGACCCGACTGCCCGCCAGCTTTCCGGCATCCGTCTGCACGGTCGTCAGGCGCTGCTGCGATTTCCGGATGTGACGACCCGCGACGCCGCCGAGGCGTTGCGCGGCACGATCGTGCGCGTATCCGGCTCGCAACTGCGCCAGCTCGATCCCGACGAGCTGTTCCACTACCAGCTCATCGGTCTGGCGGCCTTCCTCGAATCCGGCGAACCGATCGGTACGCTCACTGAGATCATCGAGTCCGGCGAGGTCGATGTCTACGTTGTCCGCGATGAGCAGGGCCACGAGCAGCTCTTCCCGGCGCTCAAGAGTGTCGTCCTCGACGTTGACCCTGCTGCCAACCGCGTCGTCGTTCGCCCCCAGGTGTGGGAAGACGAGTAGCTTCGCGTACGATTTCGTCGAGACATGCCTCGGCCTGGCCTGGCGGTGAAGTTACACTCCCCCACCGCTGGAACGCGCATCGAACACGGGCATCTTCCGGCGTTGTCGGGTACCGATTCGCAGCGCGTGGTGCCGCAAATCAGGGTGGCCTGATGGCCACGACCGGCCGAGGTCAGTCCTGACGAATCAGTAGAGCCTCGTCTATCCCTGCTCGTTTGGCTCGCCCGTCTCAATCGGCAGGTCGGGGCGATTGCCCCATTCGGCCCAGGAGCCGTCGTAGACCTTGATGTTGTCGTAACCGGCCATCTTGAGCGCGATGGCGGCGTGGGCTGCGCGGACTGCGCCCTGGCAGTAGGTGATGATCGGTGTCTCAGGCGTCAGCCCGACAT
It includes:
- a CDS encoding KH domain-containing protein — encoded protein: MDENVANADAAESESPIDSLVSLTQFMVENVVEDPEVVQVIPERLGANVHIKVRVPEEEMGRVIGRQGRIARSMRTILMIAASRKGLRASLDIDS
- the rimM gene encoding ribosome maturation factor RimM (Essential for efficient processing of 16S rRNA), translating into MTSTPDRPAHRTPWRENKSARPSSPTNPDPSTPPSEVFLVIGRIVTAHGIAGEVKMDVYSDDPERLRKLRRVYFDDDPTARQLSGIRLHGRQALLRFPDVTTRDAAEALRGTIVRVSGSQLRQLDPDELFHYQLIGLAAFLESGEPIGTLTEIIESGEVDVYVVRDEQGHEQLFPALKSVVLDVDPAANRVVVRPQVWEDE